The genomic region ACTTGTGGGACATGGTGTGGGTAAAAAGCTACATGAACGTCCTGAGGTACCTAACTATGGTAAACGTGGTTCTGGCCTTAAGCTACAGACAGGCTTAGTTATTGCCATTGAGCCAATGGTCAATTTGGGTACCAAGCAAATTGTGCAAGAAAAGGATGGCTGGACTATCCGCACGAAGGATAAAATGCCTTCAGCGCACTTTGAGCACACAGTTGTTGTTAGAAAAGACAAAGCAGAGGTACTGACCTCCTTTGAGTACATAGAAAAAGCTTTACAATAGCCACATGGCAAAACAATCCTCCATTGAGCAGGACGGAGTCATTCTGGAAGCACTATCCAACGCCATGTTCCGCGTGGAATTGGAAAACGGTCACCAGCTTATTGCCCACATCTCGGGTAAAATGCGGATGCACTACATTAAAATTCTGCCAGGGGATAAGGTGAAGTTGGAAATGTCTCCTTACGACCTGTCGAAAGGTAGAATCGTTTACCGTTATAAATAAGGGTCTTAGAGACTCAGAATTTCAGGAAGTTGTGTACTTTTGCACCACTTTTCCAGAATTCGGGGTCTTTCTAAGGCCTCATGTCTCATAGACCCTAAGTTTCCAAACTCATGAAAGTCAAAGCGTCCGTAAAGAAACGTAGCGCTGACTGTAAAGTGATTCGCCGCAAAGGCAAGCTTTACGTCATCAACAAAAAAAACCCGCGTTATAAGCAGCGGCAAGGTTAAGCACTCAGATCCTACAACATGGCTCGTATTGCAGGGGTAGATATCCCGGACAACAAGCGGGGCGAAATCGCCCTGACGTATATTTTCGGCATCGGCCGTCCTTCCGCTCAACAGATACTGACTAAAGCTGGCATTTCGCTGGACAAGAAGGTAAAAGACTGGACTGAGGACGAAGCTGGCGAAATCCGTAGCATCATTGCTTCCGAGTACAAAACGGAAGGTGTGTTACGCTCGGAAGTGCAACTGAACATCAAGCGTTTGATGGATATTGGTTGCTATCGTGGTCTACGTCACCGTAAAGGCTTGCCGGTTCGTGGTCAGCGTACCAAGAATAACTCGCGTACTCGTAAGGGTAAACGTAAAACGGTTGCCAATAAGAAAAAGGCTACTAAATAACTAGTAGCGGAAATCGGAGCTAGCGACAGTAGATAGCTTCAACACCTTCCGCATATTTTGCGATAACCAAATGGCACAAAAGAGAAAAGACAAAGCCAAGAAGCGCGTTGTCCAGGTTGAACAGACCGGCCAAGTACATATTAAGGCTTCGTTCAATAATATCATCATCTCCATCACTAACAATAATGGCCAAGTAATTTCTTGGGCATCAGCTGGTAAGATGGGATTCCGTGGTTCGAAGAAGAACACTCCTTATGCTGCTCAAATGGCAGCTACGGATTGCGGCAAAGTAGCTCATGACTTGGGCATGCGTAAAGCCGAAGTATTCGTAAAAGGTCCGGGTTCGGGCCGGGAGTCGGCTATTCGTACCATCCAGAACGTGGGTATTGAGGTGACGACCATCCGCGACGTGACGCCGCTGCCCCACAACGGCTGCCGTCCTCCTAAACGTCGTCGCGTCTGATATAATGAACTGGCAGCTGACGCTTGGCGTTGGTTTGCCCTCCGTGTCGGGTTTCTGATGCAGCCTTTCACCCCTGCAAGGCACATTCGAGAGGCCCGACACACGCAGTTCAACCCCCAGTAAAACTCAATAACCCCGAAATGGCACGTTATACCGGTCCTAAAACCAAAGTTGCCCGTCGCTTCAATGAGCCGATCTTCGGCCCAAGCAAGGCACTCAACAAGAAGAACTACCCCCCCGGCCAGCATGGTCGTGGCCGTCGCAAGAAGCAGTCGGAATACGCTATCCAGTTGATGGAGAAGCAGAAGGTGAAATACCTCTACGGCGTATTGGAAAAGCAGTTTGAAAACCTGTTTCACAAAGCTGCTACCCTCCCTGGCATCACAGGTGACAACCTGCTGGCTTTGCTAGAATCGCGTCTTGATAATACCGTTTATCGTTTCGGTATTGCTCCTACCCGTCGGGCTGCTCGTCAGCTAGTGCTGCACAAGCATATCACAGTGAACGGTGAAGTTGTGAATATCGCTTCATATAAACTACGCGCTGGCGATGTTGTGGGTGTTCGTGAAAAATCGAAGTCGCTGGAAGCTATTACCGATAGCTTGAGCGTACGCAATGCACGCCAGTTCTCGTGGCTGGAGTGGGATGGCAAGGAGATGGTAGGCAAATTTCTAAATGCTCCTTCCCGCGAACTGATTCCGGAGAAAATTACTGAACAGCTTATTGTCGAGCTGTATTCGAAGTAGTAACTGCCCTAGCTGCGGCTGGGGCGTTCATTCGATTTTCTTCGTTGTATTTAATGGATTTGAGTACTGAGTAGTAGGTAGCAGGACGTAAACAGTTTGTTTGTGGTCTTGCTACCTACTACTCATACACACTACATATAAAGCCCCACTTATGTCAATCTTAGCTTTTCAAATGCCGGAAAAGGTCGTGATGGAGAAATCAGACGACTTTTACGGAACGTTTGAATTCAAACCGCTGGAGAAAGGCTACGGC from Hymenobacter aerilatus harbors:
- the ykgO gene encoding type B 50S ribosomal protein L36, which produces MKVKASVKKRSADCKVIRRKGKLYVINKKNPRYKQRQG
- the rpsD gene encoding 30S ribosomal protein S4 codes for the protein MARYTGPKTKVARRFNEPIFGPSKALNKKNYPPGQHGRGRRKKQSEYAIQLMEKQKVKYLYGVLEKQFENLFHKAATLPGITGDNLLALLESRLDNTVYRFGIAPTRRAARQLVLHKHITVNGEVVNIASYKLRAGDVVGVREKSKSLEAITDSLSVRNARQFSWLEWDGKEMVGKFLNAPSRELIPEKITEQLIVELYSK
- the infA gene encoding translation initiation factor IF-1; the protein is MAKQSSIEQDGVILEALSNAMFRVELENGHQLIAHISGKMRMHYIKILPGDKVKLEMSPYDLSKGRIVYRYK
- the rpsK gene encoding 30S ribosomal protein S11, translated to MAQKRKDKAKKRVVQVEQTGQVHIKASFNNIIISITNNNGQVISWASAGKMGFRGSKKNTPYAAQMAATDCGKVAHDLGMRKAEVFVKGPGSGRESAIRTIQNVGIEVTTIRDVTPLPHNGCRPPKRRRV
- the rpsM gene encoding 30S ribosomal protein S13; this encodes MARIAGVDIPDNKRGEIALTYIFGIGRPSAQQILTKAGISLDKKVKDWTEDEAGEIRSIIASEYKTEGVLRSEVQLNIKRLMDIGCYRGLRHRKGLPVRGQRTKNNSRTRKGKRKTVANKKKATK